The genomic interval GGACCCGAACTCCAAGCCCTAAAACCCGGTCCTGGGGGGTTCGTCCATCGCGCGACAAGTGCGTCAGGTAGCCCCAGGCAAACATCTCGCGACCGTGCGCTCTGGCTGCGCGCTGGATCGTGGCATGCGGCATCAGCGGGGAGAGACCGGCGCCGACTCGTTCCTGATTGATGAGGTTGAGAACTGTCACCTCAAGATCCTCGTCGACCTGAGGGGAGTCAGCTCGGGCAGGCAGCGGGTAGATATGGACCGAAGATCCCGCGAACGCGAACGACCTTAGGGAATCCAGTGGAACGGGAGATGCCGTCGCCGCAAAAATCACCAGCACCAGGCCGAACGCGACCAGGCCCCGATACATCAAGTACCTCCCTGGGGCCCGATCCGCTTCTTCGGCAACCTGGCTGGCTTCTCACCGAAGCTCCTAGGCTTTGCGTCCCTGCCTCACGGCAGGTTTGCCGATTCGGAAGCCCCTGCGATCTTTTCATACCCTAAATCGCCCACGCACAGCCAATACTCATCAGGAAGGGACAGCAGCACGCCCTCCCGAACGCCCCAACGTGCTTCACAGAAGCATGGAGCGTTTCTGTCCTCGAATCGCCGTGTTATCACCCGGCGCGGTGGCCGTGCGGGCCAGGGTCTTGTTGACCCGAGGAACGCTCACCACACGCCTGGTGCTCGCCGGAATCCTGCTCCTGGTCGGCCTCCCAGTTTTGACGATCTTGATTTATGTCTGGGGATATCCCTCGGCTCCGGTTCCGCGTGCTGCCGTGGTCGTCGTGGATACCTTCCAAGTCCTGATCGTTCTCAACGCCATCGTGGTCATCGCGCAACTCGCCTTGGAAACCCGGATTCGATACCCTTGGGTCGTTGGTACCCCCAGCCGGATGCGCGAAGTCAGTGGGACCTCGGCACCAGCTCAACACAGCGGACCGATAGGGCTCCGTGCCTTATCCTTGAGCCTGGCAGAGGCGATCTGGGAACAGGAGCGAAACGGCCGTGCCGTCCCCGGTCAAGCGATCCTGGACTACATCCGGGATGCGGTGACCGCCGAACTGGAATATCGCAGGCGTGTGTCGACGCTCGAACGGCGGTTGGCTGACCTGGAGGTTCGGTTTGGCGGGGGCGGCACGGCGGCGAGCCGGAAAACAGGCAGCCTGGAGTGCTGATCGAGGCCTACGCCGTCCCCATGTACCGCGATGATGCCGTGGCCTCGGAGAGGATGTAGTAGAGCTCTCGCTCCCCTGATGGCGCCGTGCCGAAATAGAAGCCTTTCACCATCCAAAGCCCGGACCGATAGGTCAGCAGATCGCCCACAACGTGATAGCGAGCGCCGTTGCATAATCTCGCCTGGATACTGATCTCGACGGGCTGCTGAAGGCGCCCGCGCTGGGTCACCGAGTTACCCTCCACGTGGACATGCCGATCAGATGGGCCGGCCATCTTACCGCATGATTCCTTTGCGCAAGAGGTAGGCGACCGCCTGTGTCCGGTTGCGGGCGCCGATCTTTCGAAGGATTGACCGGATGTGACTCTTGACGGTCGATTCGCCGAGACACGCCTTCTTGGCAATCTCGCGGTCCGTCGCGCCTTCAGCCATCTCCACCACAATCCCGAGTTCGCGGTTGGTGAGGCCGGCGAGATGCGCGCCGTTCTGGCTCGTGCGTTCTTGCATCAGGACCCGGAACCGCTCGATGAGCCTCCGCGTAATGTAGGGATGGGTCATCGTCCTGCCGTCGCACACTCCATGAATCGCCTTGACGAGATTGTCAGGGCTGATGTCCTTAAGCACGTAGCCACTGGCACCGGCTTCAAGCGCCCGAAACGCGCGTTCCTCGTCCGACGTCTCTGAGAGGACGATGATTTCCGTCCGTGGATGGTGCTGCTTGAGGAGGCTCACGGCCTCCGGGGTCGCGAGTCCGGGCATATCCTGATCGAGGAGGACGACATCAGGATCAAGATGGGCCAGAGTGCTGATCGCCTCTTGAACGTCCGGGGCTTCGCCGACGATCTCGACCGAGTTCGTGCCCTTGAGCAGGCTCTCAATTCCCTGACGGACCAGGGTCATGTCGTCTATGACCATCACCCGGACTGCACCCACGTCTGTCTCCCCCTATGTCCTTTACACTCTCGAGGTGTTTCCAGAAAGCGGGGCAGGTCCCTTGGTTCTTCTGGTGGAATTGGTCCCCCGTTTGATGGATAGGGGCAGTTCGAACGGAGGAGAGGCGCGAGAGAGGGCCGCGTTTTGTTTCGTTGTCTCAAGCCAAGGACCGGGGCAGGGCGATCTAGGGCTAGCGCAAGCCCCAAAAGGGCATTATATTCGCTGGTAGCCCCCACCAAGCATTTGTTCGGGTGCGTACCACCCCGACGCAATAGGTAGGTCCAAGCTGAAGGGGCAGCTCAGGAGGGTGAGCCAGTAGTGCCCGTCCGAGTCATGCTGGTTGACGATCACGAGATCATCACCGCCGGGCTGCGGGTGATCTTGCAGGCGGAGCACGACATCGCCGTCGTGGGAAAAGCCACGGGGGTGAAGGAAGCCGTCCGCAAAGCAGCCGAGCTGAAACCGGACGTCGTTCTCATGGATGTCAAGCTCGCCGACGGGAGCGGGATCGACGCGACGAAGCAGATCAAAGAATCCTCTCCCGAAACCCAGGTCCTCATCCTGACTGTCTATGACGACCAGGATACTGTGCTGAAAGCAGTGCAGGCCGGTGCGATCGGGTATGTGCTCAAGGACATTCCTCCCGAAAATCTGGTCAGGGCCATCCGCTCCGTCCATTCGGATCGGACCATGATCAACCCCGTGATCGCGCGCAAGCTCGTCGAGCGCCTCGCAACCACTGAGCGGGAGGCCGTCCTGTTCAACTTCCGGCGCGGGCCGGGCCTTACGGAGCGTGAGATCGAGGTCTTAAAGGGCGTGGCGTCCGGGCTCAGCGACAAGGAAATCGCGCTCAAGCTCTTCCTCTCCGAACCGACCGTCAAGAGCCATCTGCGATCTGTTTATCAAAAGCTTCGAATCCATAACCGCGCACAGGCCGCCGCCTACGCGGTAAAGAACGGTCTTGGGGCGTAGCCGGCAGCGCTAAGAAACCAACATAGGTCTTCGTACCACCTCTCGTCTCCACCAATGCGCGCGAAGGGCGACGGCGTGTCCGTGAGCTAGTCGAAATGCTGCCATAGCGCCGACCAAGGTCGAGTTGATCGAACACCTGGGCGTCTTGTCAACTTCCAGCAGATTCGCTTCCAAGAGGCCCTTGGACTCCTGAGAAGTTGTCCTTTTTTTTCCAAAAGAGGGCATTAGATCTACAAACGGTCCCCAGAAACATAGCAGGACTAGGGGGTGTCAAATGACTTCACGCCTCGGCGTCGTGCTCGAGTCGGCTTTGAAGGCGCCAGGGGTCGTCGCGTCAGTCCTGGTCGACTCCGATGGTTGCGTGATTGAAACCGTCTCCAATGTGGATGGCGATCTGGCGGTTTCCGGAGCCTTGGCTCGCCAGATGCTCGGGTTGTGGGCTTCGGTGGGAGCCGACCTGGGCCTAGGGGCTGTGGATTCGATCCTCATTGAGTGGGAGGGTGGGTCTGCGACGATCGCGCCCATGGGGCAGAATGGAACCCTCCTGATGTTCGGTAACCGGGCATGCCGCCCCGGTCGCCTGCGTCGTGAAGCTAGGCGAGGAAGGGAGAGGATGAACGAAGGGACTCCTGTCACCCCTCCGCCCCCCACCGATCATCTCGACGGTGACCTCGTGCCCGCGATCGACGAGGTGGGGCAGGCGCCCAACTCGATCACGGGAGAGGTTGTTCTCATCGGCGCTCACACATTCCGCTTGGTCACGAGACTGATCGCGACGCTCCTGCAGACGAAGGGAGTCCAGTCCTCGCGGCTGCGGGCTTACTCTCCTAGTAGCACGATCATCGACGTCGTCCTGGAGGATGGGGCGACACTGGCGGCCATTGACCACGGTGATCTCGATGAACTTGCCCTGGAGCGGACCGAAGAGGGCGGGACGCGGCTGATCTTTCGTGCTGGAACGGCGCTTGGGACTTTCCCGATCGGGAGCCGGGGATAGGAGCCCGGCCAGTATTTACCCCGATCGGCGCCCGAACGTCGCCAGCAAATCGGCAGACGCCGCCGGGCGCGTGCTTTCCAGCACCATGCAGCGCGCATTTCGAAGCAATCTTGTGAAACCTATAAACGCCTGCGGGAGCCGATGTCGTTGCTTGAATGACGAGGTATGCTGTGCCAGCGCAAGGAGCAACGCTGCGCGCGAGATCGGGGACAGACGAGTGCCTGACCCCGCGTGACGGAGAAGAACAAACGTATCAACCTCGATTGGTCGCATTTCGCGATCGTTGGGGAGCCAGAACTCCACACCGCCCTCGCGCACAACCGCCCGCCCAGGGGGAAGGGCTCCAGCGGCTTTTCGCGTCCACGGTTTGACGGTCATAGGGATAGCGAAGGGCATCACAACTCCTGCCGACGGGTCGAGTAGCGCAACTTCATCGGACAAATACATCGCGCCCCGCCGAAGGAGCGCAGCGACCGTAGACGTTTTTCCCGCACCGCTCTCCCCGACGAGGATCATTCCCCGCCCATCAAAGGCCACAACCCCGGCGTGAACGAAGAGCGACTCCGCGAGGAGCGTCGTCAAAGTGCCGACAATTTGTCCAAGCAGGGGGCCGACCGGTGTCCCGGGCGCGAGCGCTATGGACCACATCCGGTCCCCATTGACCACTCCATCCGCCGTTCGTCCGTCCGGGGACAGAGTAACATCAAGAACCGGAATGGTCTCACGGATCCTGAGGGAGGAGAGCATCTCGGCCAGCGCTGTGGTGATGGGCGCAGGTCCAGTGAGACGAACGAGGCCGCCCGCACTGGGCAGCCCCACAACTGCCGGCGCTTCCGGAGTCATCAGACCCATTCGATTGGGCTGCGAATCCACTCCCCGTTGACCTGACAGACGAGCCCGGAGTCCATCAGCACTTGAAGTGTCTCACGAACGCGTCCGGGCGTCCCGTTGACGGATGATTCGATCGCCTCCGTTGTTGATCCATGACAAAAGCTCCAGATCCGGCCTGCCCAGGCATCCAGCAGCAGCAGAGAACCGTGATCCCTATCGAGGATCACGATTTCATCCTCGAAGGCCGCGGCCAGCGCCTTATGGAGAGACATTGGCCGAGGAAGCGAGGTCCCCCCGCTCAAGGCTCCCAAACACGATCAGGCGCAACGCGGCACTATAAGGAGGGCTGCACGTCACGAGGGCGATGCCTCTGGCTCCTGTGGAATATTGCAACGCATCGGCCCTGTCTGGCGTCACCGTGACCTGGCGTTCAACGCGATATGTGTACCGATGCCCTGCGTAGTCGACCAGGATGGTGTCACCAGGCTCGAGCCGATCGAGCCGGAAAAAGGGCGCTCCATACGTTGTGCGATGGCCTGCGATCCCAAGCGTTCCGGGATCCGTGGGGAGGGCGGTCCAGGTGATGCGGCCGACTCCATATTGACGAAGGTGTTCGGGGGTCGCCCCATCGGGGACGAACCGGCGAACGCCAAGTCGCGGGATCATGAGGACAAGTCCGGTGTTCCGCGAGACGCGGTCTTTGGATGCCGGCTCCGGGTTGCGGTCGCCTTCCCAAGCCGCGAGCGCCGCGGTTTGTACTTCTGACGTCTCGCGCCCCGTGTACAGCACCCACGCTACGGGGGCCATCAGGAGCAGGATGCCTGCTGCGATGCAGAGCGTCGAAAGTCGGGATAGGACGTTGCGTGAGGCGTGCATGGAGGACCAGCCCTCCGGGGTTACTCCCCTGTCAGCCGCTCCGCAAACCTACGCAGCCAAATTCCGAATCCCAGGAACCCCGACCCCGCCACAA from bacterium carries:
- a CDS encoding response regulator transcription factor codes for the protein MPVRVMLVDDHEIITAGLRVILQAEHDIAVVGKATGVKEAVRKAAELKPDVVLMDVKLADGSGIDATKQIKESSPETQVLILTVYDDQDTVLKAVQAGAIGYVLKDIPPENLVRAIRSVHSDRTMINPVIARKLVERLATTEREAVLFNFRRGPGLTEREIEVLKGVASGLSDKEIALKLFLSEPTVKSHLRSVYQKLRIHNRAQAAAYAVKNGLGA
- a CDS encoding CAP domain-containing protein codes for the protein MYRGLVAFGLVLVIFAATASPVPLDSLRSFAFAGSSVHIYPLPARADSPQVDEDLEVTVLNLINQERVGAGLSPLMPHATIQRAARAHGREMFAWGYLTHLSRDGRTPQDRVLGLGVRV
- a CDS encoding response regulator transcription factor, with translation MGAVRVMVIDDMTLVRQGIESLLKGTNSVEIVGEAPDVQEAISTLAHLDPDVVLLDQDMPGLATPEAVSLLKQHHPRTEIIVLSETSDEERAFRALEAGASGYVLKDISPDNLVKAIHGVCDGRTMTHPYITRRLIERFRVLMQERTSQNGAHLAGLTNRELGIVVEMAEGATDREIAKKACLGESTVKSHIRSILRKIGARNRTQAVAYLLRKGIMR
- a CDS encoding class E sortase, translating into MHASRNVLSRLSTLCIAAGILLLMAPVAWVLYTGRETSEVQTAALAAWEGDRNPEPASKDRVSRNTGLVLMIPRLGVRRFVPDGATPEHLRQYGVGRITWTALPTDPGTLGIAGHRTTYGAPFFRLDRLEPGDTILVDYAGHRYTYRVERQVTVTPDRADALQYSTGARGIALVTCSPPYSAALRLIVFGSLERGDLASSANVSP